A DNA window from Porites lutea chromosome 6, jaPorLute2.1, whole genome shotgun sequence contains the following coding sequences:
- the LOC140940496 gene encoding microfibril-associated glycoprotein 4-like — protein sequence MHFVKAIFSCILLFQVAFCTVPLPTKAPPQQKQVTSGGSSSTGCGNVHFNNYCSGPDKEIKAQLLEIRTQLADIQQKVDSLTGNNPNSVKKNCAELYKSGQRTSGVYAIDPDGSGAFDVFCDQKAAGGGWTVIQKRLDGSVDFQRGWNDYKRGFGSLNGEFWLGLDKMNRLTKTKSRLRVELEDTKGITAYAEYDFFAVASERALYKMSLGNYYGTAGDSLGYHAGSAFSTKDRDNDKISANCAVNYKGGWWFNGCVTASLNGFYYHGQHSSNHDGINWRAWKGQKYSAKRAEMKIRPVDF from the exons ATGCATTTTGTCAAGGCAATATTCTCCTGTATCCTGCTGTTTCAAGTAGCATTTTGTACTGTTCCCCTGCCAACTAAGGCGCCGCCCCAGCAAAAACAAGTAACGAGCGGGGGATCTTCGTCAACAGGGTGCGGTAATGTTCACTTCAACAACTATTGTTCAGGACCAGACAAGGAGATCAAAGCTCAGCTTCTTGAAATACGGACTCAGCTGGCTGACATACAGCAGAAGGTCGACTCTTTGACTGGAAATAACCCCAATTCAG TAAAGAAGAACTGCGCTGAACTGTACAAATCTGGCCAAAGAACCAGTGGAGTTTACGCAATTGACCCTGATGGTTCAGGCGCCTTTGATGTTTTCTGTGATCAAAAAGCCGCTGGTGGAGGTTGGACCGTGATCCAAAAAAGATTGGACGGTTCAGTTGACTTTCAGCGAGGATGGAATGACTACAAGCGCGGATTTGGTAGCTTGAATGGCGAGTTTTGGCTCGGACTCGACAAGATGAATCgcttgacaaaaacaaaaagtcgaCTTCGCGTGGAGCTCGAAGACACGAAAGGAATTACTGCTTATGCTGAATATGATTTCTTTGCCGTGGCAAGTGAGAGAGCTTTGTACAAAATGAGCCTTGGAAATTATTACG gGACTGCTGGAGATTCTTTGGGTTATCACGCTGGATCTGCGTTTTCAACTAAAGATCGCGACAACGATAAAATCTCAGCCAACTGTGCTGTGAACTACAAAGGAGGATGGTGGTTCAACGGCTGTGTGACCGCTAGTCTTAATGGCTTCTACTATCATGGACAGCACTCATCTAACCATGATGGTATTAACTGGCGCGCGTGGAAAGGTCAAAAATACTCGGCTAAAAGAGCTGAGATGAAGATCAGACCAGTGGATTTCTAA